The genome window GCCGAGGTAAAGCCCCAGTTGGGCCGCACAGCCAGCATGACCTGCCCCTGATAGACATCGCCAAGTCCGCCGCCGCCAGGGCCCGACCCTTCGCCGCCGCCGCCGCCGCGATGCCCGCCTGCCCGTTTCTGGGCCTGGGCAAGGGCCTGCTCAACGGCATTGCCCCTGTCGCCGGAATCAGCGCGGGACGTGGCGTTACGCTTGGCCTGCTGCAGGGCCGCAGCCACCGGATCTTCCGCTGACTTCTGGGGGCCTTTCTTGTCGTCTTTTTTGGCAGGTTCCGGTTTTTTCTGTTCCTTGGACTTGTCAGTTTCCTTGGGTTTGTCCGGTTCCTTGGGCTTGTTTTCTTTTTTGGCGGCCACAGGGGTCGCGTCGTGCTTGGGCTCGGGCTTGGGTTCCGGTTTTGGTTCCGGCTTGGGCTCTGGCTTTTTGACCGGGGCCACATCGGGCTTGGGTGGCGGCGTCACGGGAGAAGGCTGTTTTACTTCAACCCTTTCCGGAGCGGCAACTTCTGCCTTGGGCGCAGGCGGAGTGGGCGCAAGAGGCCCGTCGCCCGGCGCGCCCATATGTCCGAGAATGGGAGAAGGCGTACGGTTGCCGCCAGGCGCGCCCTCCACCAGGCTGATCATGACAGGAGGCGCGTCAAGCCGGACAGGCGGTGGGCTGGGCCAGAACCATATGAGCAGAAAAGCCGCCAGGTGCAGGCACAGGGAAAGAACATACGAGGCCAGACGCATACAAAAACCTACTTCGGGGCACGGGCAGGAGCGGTTTTGCCGCCCTTGGCCGGAGCTTGATCGGGCTGTTCGGCGATGACGCCGAGCTTTTCAATGCCGACGGCCTTGATATGTCCCATAACTTCCACCACAGTGCCGTAAGGTACGGCCTTGTCTGCCTGAAGGAAGAGCGTTTTATTTTTTTCTTTGACCAGGCGTTGCAGGTAGCCTTCAAGGTCTTCCATATTGTCCACGCCGTATTCATCCAGGTAGATCTTGCCGTCGTTGCGCACGGTAAGCACCATATGATCGGCTTCAGTGGGCAGCACTTCAACCTGCGTGGTCTGGGGCAAATCAACCTCGAGCCCCTGGCTCATCATGGGCGTTGCCACCATAAAAATGATGAGCAGCACC of Desulfovibrio sp. contains these proteins:
- a CDS encoding cell envelope integrity protein TolA — protein: MRLASYVLSLCLHLAAFLLIWFWPSPPPVRLDAPPVMISLVEGAPGGNRTPSPILGHMGAPGDGPLAPTPPAPKAEVAAPERVEVKQPSPVTPPPKPDVAPVKKPEPKPEPKPEPKPEPKHDATPVAAKKENKPKEPDKPKETDKSKEQKKPEPAKKDDKKGPQKSAEDPVAAALQQAKRNATSRADSGDRGNAVEQALAQAQKRAGGHRGGGGGEGSGPGGGGLGDVYQGQVMLAVRPNWGFTSASRRNLSCVVHVRVDMQGKMLQQPVISQSSGNSQFDASTVNAIIRTSQSGDFPAPPSAEYGDMDLVFTYDELMGR
- a CDS encoding ExbD/TolR family protein → MGANVGGGNKFVSDINVTPFVDVMLVLLIIFMVATPMMSQGLEVDLPQTTQVEVLPTEADHMVLTVRNDGKIYLDEYGVDNMEDLEGYLQRLVKEKNKTLFLQADKAVPYGTVVEVMGHIKAVGIEKLGVIAEQPDQAPAKGGKTAPARAPK